A genome region from Psychrobacter jeotgali includes the following:
- a CDS encoding low temperature requirement protein A — protein MIGMPTIKPIHARDPNEPNRPSTTLELLFDLVYVIAVAAAASGFHQRLSEHDFSGFLTFIVAFFILWNAWTSFTWFASGYDPDDWYYRLSVMLQMFGSLMIAANINQFYEQGLTWIGVTGYAIMRLASCSQWWRVYRQVPGHQKVAKRSMIGLLTLQAMWISWLFLPASLQSPALFLFIAAELLMPMWARSEQFNNWHPGHIAERYGLLTIIVLGEGVVGVSNSIQYFLVNSTSAASAIILLGSSLVALVFALWWLYFNIPFDTILKNQRKRYDLFLFGYGHFFVFASLAGLGSMLNLVTEAAADSTTANPDLSQPYAMAMLMGMLLAFLLTLTILRAFICRKSKHNLMAILSAIIIISLCYIAVTQGLPITYGVWLSVLAPITMTFLFSQDNKQWLAQEGH, from the coding sequence ATGATTGGCATGCCTACCATAAAACCTATCCATGCCAGAGATCCTAATGAGCCCAATCGACCCTCGACCACGCTTGAGCTGCTTTTTGACTTGGTCTATGTCATTGCTGTTGCGGCAGCGGCTAGTGGTTTTCACCAGCGTTTAAGTGAGCATGACTTTTCAGGTTTTTTGACCTTTATCGTAGCGTTTTTTATTCTGTGGAATGCTTGGACGAGCTTTACTTGGTTTGCCTCAGGCTATGATCCAGACGATTGGTATTATCGGCTATCAGTGATGCTGCAGATGTTTGGCTCGTTAATGATTGCGGCTAATATCAACCAGTTTTACGAGCAGGGTCTGACTTGGATTGGGGTCACGGGTTACGCTATTATGCGCCTTGCCAGTTGTAGTCAGTGGTGGCGAGTCTACCGTCAAGTGCCCGGTCATCAAAAGGTCGCCAAGCGCAGTATGATCGGCTTGCTCACCTTGCAAGCGATGTGGATAAGCTGGTTGTTTTTACCCGCATCACTGCAGTCACCCGCACTATTTTTATTCATTGCTGCTGAATTATTAATGCCGATGTGGGCGCGCTCAGAGCAGTTTAATAATTGGCACCCGGGGCATATCGCTGAGCGTTATGGTCTTTTGACTATTATTGTATTGGGCGAGGGTGTAGTTGGGGTTAGCAATAGCATTCAGTACTTTTTAGTCAATTCTACCTCGGCAGCCAGCGCTATTATTTTATTAGGATCAAGCTTAGTTGCGTTAGTATTTGCGCTTTGGTGGCTATACTTTAATATCCCTTTTGATACTATTTTAAAGAACCAGCGCAAGCGTTATGATTTGTTTTTATTTGGCTATGGTCATTTTTTTGTATTTGCTTCCTTAGCAGGTTTGGGCAGTATGCTGAATTTAGTTACTGAAGCTGCGGCTGATAGCACCACTGCCAACCCTGATTTGTCCCAGCCTTATGCGATGGCAATGTTGATGGGTATGCTGCTTGCATTTTTGCTAACCTTAACGATACTGCGAGCTTTTATTTGCCGTAAATCAAAGCATAATCTTATGGCGATACTCAGTGCCATTATCATTATTAGTTTATGCTATATCGCTGTGACCCAAGGATTGCCCATTACTTACGGTGTTTGGTTGAGCGTGTTAGCGCCTATAACCATGACCTTTTTATTCAGTCAAGATAATAAGCAGTGGCTCGCCCAAGAAGGTCATTAA
- a CDS encoding iron-containing alcohol dehydrogenase: MSLTKKINRSKLMSTETLHHASYLAIAKTRAKALKAFSLVMPIPRPMLFVGETACDELCDMLINEGATKVFIVTDAVLNKLGVPAKVTDYLEKNNISYHIFEGITPDPTFTVVEEGLQQSIDAGCDAVIAIGGGSVIDAAKMMAMAQGNNCQPKQLIGLFKAKKSSLPLYCVPTTAGTGSEATLGAVVSNDRTHQKELSIDPKMVPLAAAIDPTIMQGMPAHITADTGVDVLTHALEAWMSANANAETDYYAASAAKTVMQYLPRAYADGSDLKAREEMGVAAHYGGIAFNKAGLGYVHAIAHQLGAYYGIAHGRANAIVLPYILDLNREASEKRLAKLAKKINLVDRNQVNSSDGELADYLIAKVRELLETVGIDPVVKGMQQSDFEAIAKAAAKEVSDTYAVPTYMPASGIKDILMRIKTASDERPNDSSATKAV; the protein is encoded by the coding sequence ATGTCTTTAACAAAAAAAATAAATCGTTCCAAATTAATGTCTACTGAAACCTTGCATCATGCAAGTTATCTGGCCATTGCCAAAACCCGGGCTAAGGCGCTCAAAGCTTTTTCATTAGTGATGCCTATACCGCGACCGATGTTATTTGTAGGCGAAACCGCTTGTGATGAGCTTTGCGATATGCTCATCAACGAAGGCGCTACCAAGGTTTTTATCGTCACTGATGCGGTGCTCAATAAATTAGGCGTACCTGCAAAAGTCACCGATTATTTAGAAAAAAACAATATCAGCTATCACATCTTTGAGGGCATTACCCCAGATCCTACTTTTACCGTAGTTGAAGAGGGGCTACAGCAATCTATCGATGCTGGCTGCGATGCTGTGATTGCTATTGGTGGTGGCTCCGTCATTGATGCCGCCAAAATGATGGCGATGGCTCAGGGTAATAACTGTCAGCCGAAACAGCTTATCGGACTATTTAAAGCCAAAAAATCTAGCTTGCCTTTATACTGCGTGCCTACTACCGCTGGTACGGGCTCGGAGGCGACCCTGGGCGCCGTCGTATCGAATGATAGAACCCATCAAAAAGAATTATCTATCGATCCTAAAATGGTGCCTCTAGCTGCAGCTATTGATCCGACTATTATGCAAGGGATGCCGGCACATATCACTGCTGACACTGGTGTTGATGTCCTCACTCATGCGCTAGAAGCATGGATGAGCGCCAATGCTAATGCTGAGACGGATTATTATGCCGCCTCTGCTGCCAAAACCGTGATGCAATATTTGCCGCGCGCTTATGCAGATGGTAGTGATCTGAAAGCAAGAGAAGAGATGGGCGTTGCGGCACACTACGGCGGTATCGCTTTTAATAAAGCCGGTCTTGGCTACGTTCATGCCATTGCCCATCAACTAGGCGCTTACTATGGTATTGCGCATGGCCGCGCCAATGCTATAGTACTGCCTTATATTCTAGATCTAAACCGGGAAGCCAGCGAAAAAAGATTAGCGAAACTGGCAAAAAAGATTAATCTGGTGGACAGGAATCAAGTAAATAGCAGTGATGGCGAATTGGCTGATTATCTTATCGCCAAGGTAAGAGAGCTGCTCGAAACAGTAGGCATCGACCCTGTAGTAAAAGGTATGCAACAGAGCGACTTTGAAGCGATTGCCAAAGCGGCGGCAAAAGAGGTTAGTGATACTTATGCGGTGCCAACCTACATGCCAGCGTCAGGGATTAAGGATATATTGATGAGAATCAAGACAGCAAGTGATGAGCGTCCTAACGATAGCTCAGCTACTAAAGCTGTTTGA
- the folE gene encoding GTP cyclohydrolase I FolE: MSNTPIITSDHKQTIESYRNLISSTGEDLRRPGLVDTPLRAAKAFAHLTIGYHQDLDEIVNEAIFPSTNRELVLVQNIEFYSLCEHHMLPFHGIAHIGYLPNGQVLGLSKFARIVDMFARRLQIQENLSEQVAQAIMDVTGCRGVAVVMDASHMCMMMRGVSKQHSTTRSTAMLGEYKHDNQARNEFLNAIPKRQPAF, translated from the coding sequence ATGAGTAATACCCCTATAATAACATCGGATCATAAACAAACTATTGAATCCTATCGCAACCTGATTAGCTCAACGGGTGAGGACTTAAGGCGCCCAGGGCTAGTAGATACACCTCTGCGCGCAGCTAAAGCCTTTGCTCACTTGACCATAGGTTATCATCAAGACTTAGATGAAATCGTTAATGAGGCGATATTTCCATCAACCAATCGTGAACTGGTATTGGTGCAGAATATCGAGTTTTATTCGTTGTGTGAGCATCACATGCTGCCTTTTCATGGCATTGCCCATATTGGTTATTTGCCGAACGGTCAAGTATTAGGCTTATCAAAATTTGCTCGAATCGTCGATATGTTCGCTCGTCGTCTACAAATTCAAGAAAACCTGAGTGAACAGGTGGCACAAGCCATCATGGATGTCACTGGTTGCCGCGGCGTTGCGGTAGTGATGGATGCCTCGCATATGTGTATGATGATGCGCGGTGTCAGTAAGCAGCATTCAACCACCCGCAGTACCGCAATGCTAGGTGAATATAAGCATGATAATCAAGCTCGCAATGAGTTTTTAAACGCTATTCCTAAGCGTCAACCTGCTTTTTAA
- a CDS encoding enoyl-ACP reductase FabI, producing the protein MLLQGQRFVVTGIASKLSIAWAIAEALHREGASLILTYPNEKIKKRVDMAAEAFEADMVLECDVASDESIAKCFEQVTAHWGDGINGVVHAIGFAPMDQLDGDFVNATTREGSQIAHDISSYSFVALAKAARELLAMRHGSMLTLTYEGSISVLPNYNVMGMAKASLEASVRYLATSMGGEGIRVNAISAGPIRTLAASGIKSFRKMLDISEKIAPLQRNIDQMEVGNAALFLLSPWASGITGEIMFVDAGFNTVAISEQLMLLGETEAK; encoded by the coding sequence ATGCTATTGCAAGGACAACGCTTCGTCGTTACTGGTATTGCCAGCAAACTCTCTATTGCTTGGGCAATCGCTGAAGCTTTACACCGTGAAGGTGCGTCACTGATTTTGACTTACCCCAATGAAAAGATTAAAAAACGGGTAGATATGGCGGCTGAAGCTTTTGAGGCCGATATGGTGCTTGAGTGTGATGTTGCCTCTGACGAGTCTATTGCTAAGTGTTTTGAGCAAGTTACGGCGCATTGGGGTGATGGTATCAATGGCGTGGTTCATGCAATTGGTTTTGCGCCTATGGATCAGCTTGATGGGGACTTTGTTAATGCCACCACTCGTGAGGGCAGTCAGATTGCGCATGATATCTCAAGCTATAGCTTTGTCGCTTTGGCAAAAGCTGCGCGCGAATTACTGGCTATGCGTCACGGATCAATGCTGACTTTAACTTACGAAGGCAGTATCTCAGTACTACCGAACTATAATGTGATGGGCATGGCAAAAGCCAGTTTAGAAGCTAGCGTCCGCTATTTAGCCACTTCAATGGGCGGTGAAGGGATTCGAGTTAATGCGATTTCAGCAGGGCCTATTCGTACCCTTGCCGCTAGTGGTATCAAATCCTTCCGCAAAATGCTCGATATCAGTGAAAAGATTGCTCCGCTACAGCGTAATATTGATCAAATGGAAGTCGGTAATGCTGCGTTATTCTTATTATCGCCTTGGGCATCTGGCATCACTGGTGAGATTATGTTTGTCGATGCCGGCTTTAATACCGTTGCCATCAGTGAGCAGTTAATGCTGCTTGGAGAGACTGAAGCGAAATAG
- a CDS encoding YoaK family protein has protein sequence MITKLPRWILWGGGVLAFSAGCVNTAALIGFTNLSVSHVTGNVSFFSAAIAHFDISSIFFIGASLLSFLAGAILSGFVIGQTSLRLGRSYGRALYIEAALLFISYLLYQQHDYLGQLAAAMACGLQNAMVATYSGAVIRTTHLTGLTSDMGAAIGNWLAGRSISKPTLGFQTIIWYCFFGGGVVGAFLYARVGYGALFVPITIVLLAAFFYNYASDNLPEVRQPRRKRRSSNR, from the coding sequence ATGATAACCAAACTTCCAAGATGGATATTATGGGGCGGCGGGGTGTTGGCATTCAGCGCAGGTTGTGTCAATACCGCTGCTTTGATTGGCTTTACTAATTTATCTGTGTCTCATGTTACCGGTAACGTCAGTTTTTTTTCGGCCGCCATAGCTCATTTTGATATCAGTAGTATCTTTTTTATTGGTGCTTCATTACTATCGTTTTTGGCAGGGGCAATACTGAGCGGCTTTGTTATCGGTCAGACTTCACTGAGACTGGGTAGAAGTTATGGACGAGCGTTATATATAGAAGCTGCGCTGCTATTTATCAGCTATCTGCTCTATCAACAGCATGATTATTTAGGTCAGTTAGCGGCGGCGATGGCTTGTGGACTGCAAAATGCGATGGTCGCTACTTATAGTGGGGCAGTTATTCGTACTACGCATTTAACCGGGCTGACCTCTGATATGGGCGCTGCTATAGGTAATTGGTTGGCTGGCCGCTCGATTAGCAAGCCCACCCTGGGTTTTCAGACCATTATCTGGTATTGTTTCTTTGGCGGCGGGGTAGTAGGGGCCTTTTTATACGCTAGAGTAGGCTATGGCGCTTTGTTTGTTCCTATAACTATCGTATTGCTGGCCGCTTTTTTCTATAATTATGCTTCTGATAATTTACCTGAGGTGAGACAGCCTAGACGTAAAAGGCGCTCATCAAATAGATAA
- a CDS encoding SLC13 family permease: protein MSERKLDSHLPDDGNEYLFTDTFPKGTGKGLIVVAIAAIISMVIYNILPFDVNANKGLAMLFFIGALWLTEALHVTITAILVVVIGTLIGIPDFDAKIGLQSFASPTIYLFFGGFALAAALHVQQLDRKIALKILSMSGGKLGTAVFLIFGVTAFLSMWISNTATAAMMLPLALGILTQVDREKDRGTFVFVLLGIAYSASLGGLGTIVGSPPNAIAAKALDIAFVDWMKFGIPIMLIMLPLLLGAMYLVLKPNLNRQVTEISEAPIPWNKPRILTIIVFIVTALSWIFSKKIGTALDIGDTDAVIALSAAVAVVSLGLVSWKQVSDNTDWGVLMLFGGGIALSTVLKVSGASLILGETVANALSAAPIIVVMIAVAGFIIFLTEFASNTASAALLVPVFAAIAEQMGLPQEVLVLVIGIGASCAFMLPVATPPNAIVFGTGLIKQSEMVRTGVVLNILATFVVGLWAYFFLI, encoded by the coding sequence ATGTCAGAAAGAAAATTGGACAGTCATCTTCCTGATGATGGCAATGAGTATTTATTTACCGATACTTTTCCAAAAGGTACTGGTAAAGGACTGATCGTGGTGGCCATAGCCGCCATTATTAGTATGGTGATTTATAATATATTACCGTTCGATGTCAATGCCAATAAAGGCCTTGCCATGCTGTTTTTTATTGGTGCGTTATGGTTAACAGAAGCCTTGCACGTTACAATCACTGCAATTTTAGTGGTAGTTATAGGTACCCTTATTGGGATTCCAGACTTTGATGCCAAAATCGGTTTACAAAGTTTCGCTAGTCCGACCATTTATTTATTCTTTGGTGGATTTGCACTAGCCGCTGCGCTTCATGTGCAACAACTGGATAGAAAGATTGCTCTAAAAATATTATCAATGTCAGGCGGCAAGCTTGGTACGGCGGTATTTTTGATATTTGGGGTAACGGCATTTTTATCGATGTGGATATCGAACACCGCTACTGCTGCTATGATGCTGCCTCTAGCCCTCGGTATTTTGACCCAAGTGGATCGTGAAAAAGACCGCGGTACCTTTGTATTCGTACTACTAGGTATTGCTTATTCAGCGAGCTTGGGTGGTTTAGGCACGATTGTAGGGTCTCCACCTAATGCTATTGCGGCTAAAGCATTAGATATCGCCTTTGTTGATTGGATGAAGTTTGGTATTCCTATCATGTTAATCATGCTGCCCTTATTATTGGGAGCGATGTATCTGGTATTAAAGCCTAATCTGAACCGTCAAGTGACTGAGATATCTGAAGCGCCTATCCCATGGAACAAGCCTCGCATACTAACGATTATAGTATTTATTGTGACGGCGCTTAGCTGGATATTCTCTAAGAAGATTGGCACTGCGCTGGATATTGGTGATACGGACGCCGTTATTGCTTTATCAGCTGCGGTAGCTGTGGTTAGCTTAGGACTAGTATCATGGAAACAAGTCTCTGACAATACCGATTGGGGCGTGCTCATGCTATTCGGTGGGGGTATTGCTCTATCAACCGTATTGAAGGTATCAGGCGCTTCTTTGATACTAGGAGAAACGGTCGCCAATGCATTGTCAGCCGCACCTATTATCGTAGTCATGATTGCGGTAGCAGGGTTTATTATATTCTTGACTGAGTTTGCCTCTAATACCGCCTCTGCCGCTTTGTTAGTGCCTGTATTTGCTGCTATCGCTGAGCAAATGGGACTACCGCAAGAGGTATTGGTCTTGGTTATCGGTATTGGTGCTTCTTGTGCCTTTATGCTACCAGTAGCGACTCCGCCTAATGCCATTGTCTTTGGTACTGGTTTGATTAAACAATCAGAGATGGTACGTACCGGAGTAGTGCTCAATATTCTTGCTACCTTTGTGGTTGGACTATGGGCATATTTTTTCTTAATATAA
- a CDS encoding cupin domain-containing protein: MTAIPLCLPKDITAEQFLSEYWQKKPLLIKQGLPQLIGMFEPDDMLGLALEEDVSARLLTQAATKQPNKSQWQLKKSPLTEADFDNLPAQWTVLVQNLEQWSPELGQLWQAFDFIPQWQRDDIMVSYAPKGGSVGKHYDDYDVFLAQGYGSRRWQLGKFCDENTEFVADEPIRIFDDMGEIVFDEVLEAGDVLYVPPKLSHFGVAQDDCLTFSFGCRRPNLMQIIDSLADVATQDSSLFIPMILPQSLQPSGELQTDSIEAIKAQLLQMLESMRGDDIIRQAVSEVVSKRQYDALVPEETLTTDELMQALAEGAVLQADYSNRLLYSKFEGEVNLYANGQRLDEIDKDAATLLMRLADGESLTVDDVAVVDPDELMEWLENGWVWLNYPA; encoded by the coding sequence ATGACAGCTATTCCTCTGTGCTTACCCAAAGATATTACCGCTGAACAATTCTTGAGCGAGTATTGGCAAAAAAAACCATTATTAATCAAACAAGGCTTACCACAGCTTATCGGTATGTTTGAGCCCGATGATATGCTCGGACTGGCACTTGAGGAAGATGTCTCTGCGCGTTTATTAACGCAAGCAGCCACTAAACAACCAAACAAGTCTCAATGGCAGCTTAAAAAGAGCCCACTCACAGAAGCCGACTTTGACAATTTGCCAGCGCAGTGGACGGTATTGGTACAAAACTTAGAACAATGGTCTCCTGAGCTGGGACAATTATGGCAAGCCTTTGATTTTATTCCGCAGTGGCAACGTGACGATATTATGGTCTCTTATGCGCCAAAAGGCGGTTCAGTGGGCAAGCATTATGATGATTACGATGTATTTTTAGCACAAGGTTATGGCTCTCGTCGTTGGCAGCTGGGCAAGTTTTGTGACGAGAATACCGAATTTGTCGCCGATGAGCCGATTCGTATCTTTGATGACATGGGCGAAATTGTATTTGATGAAGTGCTAGAAGCGGGAGATGTGCTTTATGTGCCGCCAAAGTTATCGCACTTTGGAGTCGCTCAAGATGACTGTTTAACCTTTTCTTTTGGCTGTCGTCGACCTAATCTCATGCAAATCATCGATAGTCTGGCAGATGTGGCAACCCAGGACAGCAGCTTATTTATTCCGATGATTCTACCTCAGTCATTGCAGCCTTCAGGTGAATTGCAGACAGATAGCATCGAAGCTATCAAAGCGCAATTATTGCAAATGCTGGAATCGATGCGCGGTGATGATATTATCCGCCAAGCCGTTAGTGAAGTGGTCAGCAAACGCCAATACGATGCGCTGGTACCTGAAGAGACCTTGACTACTGACGAGCTGATGCAAGCTTTAGCAGAAGGCGCAGTGCTACAAGCTGATTATAGCAATCGCTTGCTTTATAGTAAGTTTGAAGGCGAAGTGAATCTATATGCTAATGGTCAACGCCTTGATGAGATTGACAAGGATGCCGCTACATTGCTGATGCGCCTGGCGGATGGCGAGTCTCTAACCGTTGACGACGTAGCAGTTGTCGATCCAGATGAATTAATGGAATGGTTAGAAAATGGTTGGGTTTGGCTCAATTATCCTGCGTAA
- a CDS encoding NF038104 family lipoprotein: MKKLHLIAVIVGALFLQACVHKVVTVPAKVAYKTTKGVVKGTVAVGKAIIPGDSDDDKDD, from the coding sequence ATGAAAAAATTACATTTAATAGCTGTAATTGTCGGCGCATTATTCTTACAGGCTTGTGTACACAAGGTGGTGACTGTCCCGGCCAAGGTTGCCTACAAAACCACTAAAGGCGTAGTTAAAGGCACCGTTGCAGTGGGCAAGGCTATCATACCGGGCGACAGCGACGACGATAAAGATGATTAA
- a CDS encoding DUF2238 domain-containing protein: MTKSTANKAIITCLVVITLVMALASINPLDTSSYLLHQAGTVAFVGVMLVCYRYLHVRTMSFVLASIFIIIHIIGARYLYSYLPYDDWTQALFGINLTDKFGWQRNMYDRLVHFSYGLLLLPFMIDIFRYYLPSLSMRALLLLALQLNLATSTAYELFEWMLAMTLSPEASEAYNGQQGDIWDAHKDIMMAFLGGLSGAGIVLFNNDKDQALP, from the coding sequence ATGACAAAGTCTACGGCTAATAAAGCCATAATTACTTGCTTAGTCGTCATTACCTTAGTAATGGCGCTGGCAAGTATTAATCCATTAGACACCTCAAGCTATCTACTTCATCAAGCAGGCACCGTTGCTTTTGTAGGAGTGATGCTAGTCTGCTATCGCTATTTGCACGTGCGTACAATGTCTTTTGTACTAGCTAGTATATTCATTATCATTCATATCATCGGGGCAAGATACTTATATTCGTATTTGCCTTACGATGATTGGACGCAGGCGTTATTTGGCATCAACTTAACGGATAAGTTTGGTTGGCAGCGTAATATGTACGATAGGCTGGTTCACTTCAGCTATGGTTTATTACTATTACCATTTATGATAGATATCTTTCGTTATTATCTACCTTCATTATCGATGCGCGCCCTCCTACTGCTTGCTCTGCAGCTGAATTTAGCCACTAGTACGGCCTACGAGTTATTTGAATGGATGCTAGCGATGACCTTGTCACCAGAAGCAAGCGAAGCTTACAATGGTCAACAAGGCGATATTTGGGATGCTCATAAAGATATTATGATGGCTTTTTTAGGAGGCCTATCTGGTGCAGGGATCGTTTTATTTAACAATGATAAAGACCAAGCTCTACCTTAA
- the purB gene encoding adenylosuccinate lyase, whose translation MTPLTALSPIDGRYATKADSLRPYLSEFGLIKARVTVEIRWLQSLADNKAIGELAAFDDQTNTFLNAIVDNFSEADAQAIKDIEATTNHDVKAVEYFIKDRFRGNQQLEDSLEFIHFACTSEDINNLSYALMLKDSRQIVIDKMQQVTDSIVDLAMTHADQPMLSRTHGQTASPTTLGKEMANVAYRLARQIKQIKQVELLGKINGAVGNYNAHFSAYPDVDWQAHAEQFINEHLELTFNPYTTQIEPHDYIAELFDAVKRFNTVLIDFDRDIWQYISLGYFKQRLKEGEVGSSTMPHKVNPIDFENSEGNLGVANAMLAHLGEKLPISRMQRDLSDSTVLRNIGVGLAQSMIAYDACLKGVGKLEVNPQRLNDDLEQAQEVLAEPIQTVMRRYRVENPYEKLKALTRGNAMTREAMLTFVDSDELSAVSDDDKVRLRELTPATYTGNAAEQARTIKDWIAKL comes from the coding sequence ATGACCCCACTTACCGCTCTCTCCCCTATCGATGGTCGTTATGCCACCAAAGCCGACAGCCTACGCCCTTATTTATCTGAGTTTGGATTGATTAAAGCTCGGGTAACGGTTGAGATTCGTTGGTTACAGTCGTTAGCTGATAATAAAGCGATTGGAGAATTGGCTGCATTTGATGATCAAACCAATACTTTTTTAAACGCAATCGTTGATAACTTTAGTGAAGCTGATGCCCAAGCGATTAAGGATATTGAAGCGACTACCAATCACGATGTAAAAGCGGTTGAGTATTTTATCAAGGACCGCTTTCGTGGCAATCAGCAATTAGAAGACAGCCTAGAGTTTATTCACTTTGCCTGTACTAGCGAGGATATCAACAACTTATCTTATGCGTTAATGCTCAAAGACAGCCGCCAAATTGTCATTGATAAAATGCAGCAAGTCACCGATAGCATTGTCGATTTGGCCATGACCCATGCCGATCAACCGATGTTGTCACGTACTCACGGTCAAACGGCAAGTCCTACGACATTGGGTAAAGAGATGGCTAACGTCGCCTATCGTCTGGCTCGTCAAATTAAGCAAATAAAGCAAGTTGAATTACTAGGTAAAATCAATGGCGCCGTGGGTAACTATAATGCTCATTTTTCAGCTTATCCCGATGTCGATTGGCAAGCTCATGCCGAGCAGTTTATCAATGAGCATCTGGAGCTCACTTTTAATCCTTATACCACCCAGATTGAGCCCCATGATTATATCGCTGAATTGTTCGATGCGGTTAAACGTTTCAATACGGTATTGATCGATTTTGACCGTGACATTTGGCAGTATATTAGCTTAGGCTATTTTAAACAGCGTCTAAAAGAAGGTGAAGTCGGATCCTCAACCATGCCGCATAAAGTCAATCCGATTGACTTTGAAAACTCTGAAGGTAACCTTGGGGTGGCTAATGCAATGCTGGCTCATTTGGGCGAAAAGTTACCAATTTCACGCATGCAGCGCGATTTATCAGACTCAACGGTACTGCGTAATATCGGTGTGGGCTTAGCGCAAAGCATGATCGCTTATGATGCTTGTTTAAAAGGCGTGGGTAAATTAGAAGTGAATCCACAACGTCTAAATGATGATCTTGAGCAAGCACAAGAAGTGTTGGCTGAGCCGATTCAAACGGTTATGCGTCGTTACCGTGTGGAAAACCCTTATGAGAAACTTAAAGCTTTGACTCGTGGCAATGCTATGACTCGTGAGGCGATGCTGACCTTTGTGGATAGCGATGAGTTGTCAGCAGTTAGTGATGACGATAAAGTGCGCCTGCGTGAGCTTACTCCCGCTACTTATACCGGTAATGCCGCTGAACAAGCACGTACTATTAAGGACTGGATTGCTAAGCTTTAA
- the mnmA gene encoding tRNA 2-thiouridine(34) synthase MnmA: MSVANTFEAYRPLTLADIDNPANTRVIVGMSGGVDSSVSAVLLQQAGFMVEGLFMKNWEEDDGTEYCTAMDDLADAQAVCDKIGIKLHTANFAMEYWDRVFEHFLAEYKAGRTPNPDILCNKEIKFKAFLDYALTLGADYIATGHYTRRSVNYHNSEGTAVAQLLRGLDTNKDQSYFLHAVGGDKIAKTLFPVGELEKPVVRQIAEEHDLITAKKKDSTGICFIGERRFKDFLQQYLPAQKGEIITDDGHVIGQHDGLMYYTLGQRGGIGIGGVKDRPEEPWFVLAKDLDNNRLIVGQGHEHPMLMSNELHAYKLDWIDGLPPAAIFDEEGLRCMAKSRYRQPDQTCRVFAIDEDGSKVRVVFDEPQRAVTPGQSAVFYIDEVCLGGGVIESIDAPRSITSEK; the protein is encoded by the coding sequence ATGTCAGTTGCAAACACTTTTGAAGCTTACCGTCCGCTAACTCTAGCCGATATCGACAACCCTGCCAATACGCGAGTGATTGTCGGGATGTCCGGCGGTGTCGACTCGTCCGTGTCCGCTGTATTATTGCAGCAAGCAGGGTTTATGGTCGAGGGGCTGTTTATGAAAAACTGGGAAGAAGATGACGGCACCGAATACTGTACCGCCATGGACGACTTAGCCGATGCGCAGGCGGTGTGCGATAAGATTGGCATTAAGCTGCATACCGCCAACTTTGCGATGGAGTACTGGGATCGGGTTTTTGAGCATTTTTTGGCAGAATATAAAGCCGGACGGACGCCCAATCCTGATATTTTATGCAACAAAGAGATTAAATTTAAAGCCTTTTTGGATTATGCTTTGACTCTTGGCGCCGATTATATCGCTACCGGTCATTATACCCGCCGCAGTGTTAATTATCACAATAGCGAGGGCACAGCTGTAGCGCAGCTCTTACGTGGTCTTGATACCAATAAAGATCAAAGCTACTTTTTGCATGCAGTGGGCGGTGATAAGATTGCTAAAACCTTATTCCCTGTTGGGGAGCTTGAAAAGCCAGTAGTGCGTCAAATCGCTGAAGAGCATGATTTGATTACCGCTAAGAAAAAAGACTCAACCGGTATTTGCTTTATCGGTGAGCGCCGTTTTAAAGACTTTTTGCAGCAATACTTGCCAGCGCAAAAAGGCGAAATCATCACTGACGACGGTCATGTTATTGGTCAGCATGATGGCTTGATGTATTACACTTTGGGTCAGCGCGGCGGTATCGGCATTGGCGGGGTCAAAGACCGTCCAGAGGAGCCGTGGTTTGTACTGGCAAAAGACTTGGATAACAATCGTCTAATTGTCGGTCAAGGTCACGAACATCCTATGCTGATGAGTAATGAGCTGCACGCCTACAAACTCGATTGGATAGACGGTCTACCACCAGCTGCTATCTTCGACGAAGAGGGTCTGCGCTGTATGGCAAAGTCACGCTATCGCCAGCCCGATCAAACGTGCCGTGTATTTGCTATCGATGAAGATGGCAGTAAAGTACGAGTGGTATTTGACGAGCCCCAACGCGCGGTCACGCCGGGCCAGTCAGCGGTATTTTATATCGACGAAGTCTGCTTGGGCGGCGGGGTTATTGAGTCTATTGATGCGCCGCGCTCGATAACAAGTGAAAAATAG